A region from the Engraulis encrasicolus isolate BLACKSEA-1 chromosome 18, IST_EnEncr_1.0, whole genome shotgun sequence genome encodes:
- the LOC134468970 gene encoding syntaxin-11-like isoform X1, protein MTTVDLEDEDEEVVWGRAVVWDNAEDVEEVLQEAQEIRREIQLLKLDVKRLREQNGRLLSEPTRTTAVKHDANAIGQDIKRRGEEVLGRLRRMDEHTREREAELGVNTAVARIGRTQYACLSNAFRDAMSEYQQVEMSHRQACSNQIRRQMEIVGRDMTSEQLDDVMENGQWNVFADNLLAEGKTARTALNQIERRHQELLDLERRIRSVHEVFLDVAMLVEEQGPMMDSILTHVQKADAHLEEALVRLTKAKKHDKANPFKRMFCGCFPCYK, encoded by the exons ATGACAACAGTGGAcctggaggatgaggatgaggag GTGGTGTGGGGGAGGGCGGTGGTGTGGGACAATGCCGAGGACGTGGAGGAGGTCCTGCAGGAAGCTCAGGAAATCCGCAGGGAGATCCAACTGCTAAAACTCGATGTCAag CGTCTCCGTGAGCAGAACGGACGCCTCCTGAGCGAGCCGACTCGCACCACGGCCGTCAAACACGACGCCAACGCCATCGGACAGGACATCAAGAGACgcggggaggag gtgctGGGTCGTCTTCGGCGTATGGATGAGCACACTCGGGAACGAGAGGCTGAGCTCGGTGTGAACACAGCGGTGGCGCGAATCGGTCGAACACAGTACGCCTGCCTCAGCAATGCCTTCCGCGACGCCATGAGCGAATACCAGCAGGTGGAGATGAGTCATCGCCAGGCGTGCTCCAATCAGATCCGCCGGCAGATGGAGATCGTAGGCCGCGACATGACGTCAGAGCAGCTGGATGATGTGATGGAGAATGGACAGTGGAACGTCTTCGCTGATAACCTGCTCGCTGAGGGCAAGACAGCGCGCACCGCACTTAATCAG ATCGAGCGACGGCACCAGGAGCTGCTGGACCTGGAACGGCGTATCAGGAGCGTCCACGAGGTCTTCCTGGACGTCGCCATGCTGGTGGAGGAGCAG GGACCCATGATGGATTCCATCCTGACGCACGTGCAGAAGGCCGACGCCCACTTGGAGGAAGCGCTCGTCCGATTGACCAAAGCCAAGAAGCACGACAAGGCCAACCCCTTCAAGAGGATGTTCTGTGGATGCTTCCCCTGTTATAAATAA
- the LOC134468970 gene encoding syntaxin-11-like isoform X2 — protein MRDRLSHLQALSEWEEHLQQQGQEGVNVGYDGQEGVNAEAVVWDNAEDVEEVLQEAQEIRREIQLLKLDVKRLREQNGRLLSEPTRTTAVKHDANAIGQDIKRRGEEVLGRLRRMDEHTREREAELGVNTAVARIGRTQYACLSNAFRDAMSEYQQVEMSHRQACSNQIRRQMEIVGRDMTSEQLDDVMENGQWNVFADNLLAEGKTARTALNQIERRHQELLDLERRIRSVHEVFLDVAMLVEEQGPMMDSILTHVQKADAHLEEALVRLTKAKKHDKANPFKRMFCGCFPCYK, from the exons ATGCGAGACCGCCTGAGCCACCTGCAGGCTCTCAGTGAATGGGAGGAGCATCTTCAGCAGCAGGGGCAGGAAGGGGTTAATGTGGGCTACGATGGGCAGGAAGGGGTTAATGCGGA GGCGGTGGTGTGGGACAATGCCGAGGACGTGGAGGAGGTCCTGCAGGAAGCTCAGGAAATCCGCAGGGAGATCCAACTGCTAAAACTCGATGTCAag CGTCTCCGTGAGCAGAACGGACGCCTCCTGAGCGAGCCGACTCGCACCACGGCCGTCAAACACGACGCCAACGCCATCGGACAGGACATCAAGAGACgcggggaggag gtgctGGGTCGTCTTCGGCGTATGGATGAGCACACTCGGGAACGAGAGGCTGAGCTCGGTGTGAACACAGCGGTGGCGCGAATCGGTCGAACACAGTACGCCTGCCTCAGCAATGCCTTCCGCGACGCCATGAGCGAATACCAGCAGGTGGAGATGAGTCATCGCCAGGCGTGCTCCAATCAGATCCGCCGGCAGATGGAGATCGTAGGCCGCGACATGACGTCAGAGCAGCTGGATGATGTGATGGAGAATGGACAGTGGAACGTCTTCGCTGATAACCTGCTCGCTGAGGGCAAGACAGCGCGCACCGCACTTAATCAG ATCGAGCGACGGCACCAGGAGCTGCTGGACCTGGAACGGCGTATCAGGAGCGTCCACGAGGTCTTCCTGGACGTCGCCATGCTGGTGGAGGAGCAG GGACCCATGATGGATTCCATCCTGACGCACGTGCAGAAGGCCGACGCCCACTTGGAGGAAGCGCTCGTCCGATTGACCAAAGCCAAGAAGCACGACAAGGCCAACCCCTTCAAGAGGATGTTCTGTGGATGCTTCCCCTGTTATAAATAA